In a single window of the Equus quagga isolate Etosha38 chromosome 7, UCLA_HA_Equagga_1.0, whole genome shotgun sequence genome:
- the CASTOR2 gene encoding cytosolic arginine sensor for mTORC1 subunit 2 isoform X2, whose amino-acid sequence MPLPRTDENHGPSCREGTPQELPSSEHLSVADATWLALNVVSGGGSFSSSQPIGVTKIAKSVIAPLADQNISVFMLSTYQTDFILVRERDLPFVTHTLSSEFTILRVINGETVAAENLGITNGFVKSKMVQRPVIHPLSSPSNRFCVTSLDPDTLPAVATLLMDVMFYSNGVKDPMAASDDCDHIRFFSFSLIEGYISLVMDVQTQQRFPSNLLFTSASGELWKMVRIGGQPLGFDECGIVAQISEPLAAADIPAYYISTFKFDHALVPEENINGVISALKVSQAEKH is encoded by the exons ATGCCTTTACCCAGAACTGATGAGAATCATGGCCCCTCATGCAGAGAAGGAACACCCCAGG AGCTGCCCTCCTCGGAGCACCTGAGTGTGGCggatgccacctggctggccctcaATGTGGTGTCAGGCGGTGGCAGCTTCTCCAGCTCTCAGCCCATTGGTGTGACCAAGATTGCCAAGTCAGTCATCGCCCCGCTGGCCGACCAGAACATCTCCGTGTTCATGCTTTCCACGTACCAGACGGACTTCATCCTG GTGCGTGAGCGGGATCTGCCCTTTGTCACCCACACCTTGTCATCAGAGTTCACCATCTTGCGGGTCATCAATGGTGAGACGGTGGCAGCTGAAAACCTCGGCATCACCAACGGCTTTGTCAAGTCCAAGATGG TCCAGAGGCCCGTCATCCACCCACTGTCCAGCCCAAGCAACAGGTTCTGTGTCACCAGCCTGGATCCTGACACGCTGCCCGCTGTTGCGACGCTCCTTATGGATGTCATGTTCTACTCCAATGG agtgAAGGACCCCATGGCTGCCAGCGACGACTGCGACCACATCcgcttcttctccttctccctcatcGAGGGCTACATCTCCCTGGTGATGGACGTGCAGACCCAGCAGAG GTTTCCTAGTAATCTGTTGTTCACGAGCGCATCTGGAGAGCTCTGGAAGATGGTGCGCATCGGAGGACAGCCCCTGGGATTCG atGAGTGTGGTATCGTGGCCCAGATCTCTGAGCCCTTGGCTGCTGCAGACATCCCCGCCTACTACATCAGTACTTTCAAGTTCGACCATGCACTG GTACCGGAAGAAAACATCAATGGTGTCATCAGCGCCCTGAAAGTCAGCCAAGCAGAGAAGCATTAG